One genomic window of bacterium includes the following:
- a CDS encoding Ig-like domain-containing protein, giving the protein MKRTSLKAVTTILFALIIGLATIIGAGDAYGVSLTSPINGEDTIDATPVFEWTHASTPTQVILQIDDRSDFLYPLEFEVNQLFTSGLSTTMSYNLGNTQALLANPDGTEKRYYWRVIENESTISGIQYFDITAPVLVSPIDGSETYSASPVLDWEDISGLNAADTWLIQVDKRSDFLSRTEFDPDGTAVSWPKWAETPGDVSTFHFGTTGDTALPNLPSARYYWRVMAYDDGVPYSNWSSWSTWSFLILGPKQVSPVDGITTNNNQPTFLWEAVNGMADGDTYTLQVSNFNDDDFNDPLYTVELHGDMPSFTIGMTATNPDVWSITGTAPTTLPEGTYFWRVMANEGGDTTNWSYIWRVVVDLDDMASPDAPVPQTPTCGDRLNDATVTFSWSGVSDPSGAPSDLVYQIQIDHDGSFSIPDSEDTDINETTTATTYTNSTLAEGIWFWRVRAIDPTNNNAVGNWSTVCSVVVDRTAPDPTLLYPGATSEFCSQQVHINDCTPNLSWTYGSPFGAAPGGLDEPAAVTFFIEVDDTDDFSNPIVNTGDATSVYYNASLTATNYVLPVCLTDSSGDTDYWYWRVTARDDAGNTSVSAAWLFLIDTVAPTTPTTLSDTPANGDYWADGTPTFIWDEGDTRDDIDNNHNFVDFNDTADDVVTRGSELRYDLQIAEASVGFGSPVVDATELSEPTYTAALADGTYIWRVRARDCAGNYTPWKTQVVYIDTVPPCTPTLLSPSHGLTLADTPVEFNWADVTDATLTSYELQVDTESSFTSPLVIDQYNTGSPPVSEYTSQATDDLNTGTTYYWRVVATDKAGNACWSQVWTFSIAGTDALDNLTLNLSSPSNNTCMADQTPTFDWDEPDSTYHIVSYIFELDDHDDFTNPDISVSGLTESTYTLPPAYALSEGHYYWRVVAVDEAGNESYGHNMLSFTLDLTPPDAPAYVYPADDCFTNDATPTLDWSEPEEELSYQLQIDDDEDFSSPALNVTADSDPTLPPGSTSTMTISPALTEGTWYWRVRAIDCAGNMSGWSQTSSYAGFTIDSTAPDAPYLISPFDYAVTNDKTPTFDWSDVKDAMSTHSSELSGNYDNSNYCPTVYYVIQIETDEDVTTVPPGDGFNTAIEYSTDPNDPHDVYQPGLFNGSSMTPTMLPDIGSGRTFFWRVMARDCAGNESTWSNIWAVRIDPNCDAAPSLVSPDNGSWTNDNTPYFDWSDEDDATYTLQVDNNVDFSSPEINQSGLTTSSYVLTNLLRDGTYYWRVKSTDTAGNSCGWSSDVWLLNIDVRITEPINVPLLVTPADNDCISDTTPVFDWQGIGDKSAPVVYTIQVVKDSADFSSPETMLINVSELSWYSEVKQTIWPADVNNDNVIDVTDYAATPAELDGLDYLTEGTYYWRVKAFDQAVNETKWSSVSTFTLKTTAPATPALVSPANGGTITDNLPAFQWSQVAGVDHYLFQLDTDADFSSPEISQEVKDTTTFTPPTSLTLNRTYYWRVAAVACGGVQSAFSAGWSITATATYVNRILDNVAPYDDRVIADTTTWTLSGSPYIIEDLVLITEGVTLTIEPGVLVYFRPFSTLPDSDQPTDFIVQGTLKAEGTENNHITFTTWPRPDVATGSAAAGTVEGCCSDAATSGEANVLYTPQCGDWQRIRFESTSTGSVLKYVDVSYGGLYNDGTGTYYRGNIEIDETSVEIDHVSSTNSCGYGLLATSDSANAFNNTFNNSVFSDNALDGIDLKVYAGTINVTNCTIQRNGRWGILNEGDYNLGNITDLVVTNCTITDNGVNAEGGGIFSTATHSENITNNTITSNAGWAIIKGEHRLGDSVGGYIIEDNTLTGNYHNGIWIKAKKHTGATIWSASSQVFYINRVIIETGASLTIEPGVVVKLSEDEAKQEGSGLDIYGTLTADGTPTSRIVITSYYDDDFGGDTNFDGDSDGRIADDGDWQAITLHPGSSGLIDNCTIRYSEEGISIDNASPTITNSEISYASFRAIGITGASAPTIKGNILQNNDHDDPDNDQIGGVITTFCDDKATPIIENNTIYNNRNYAIGITANNAGPIKDNNIIGNRYNAIKVCSGITKDVTWSETSAAFYVSEALSVGDSPTWTIQPGVKIKSGAPIYINKSAKLVAIGNKDNPIIFTSYRDDSVGGDTNDDDGYAPAAKGDWGGIAFNNGTTEGTLEYVEIMYGANGLDCASASPTVTHATITKCGTGINCRLGATPVITKSILSENNFGLYSSTGSKPTIGGSDENQCEIIDNINGGVINTDETQEIIAGYNWWGDSTGPKDTSKGRPLYNPNGFGDMVSDFVNYRPWSKIGHAPTADAGQDITAAAGNLIMLDASASSDPDGDSLIYIWTQIGTEPEVVSLSSEVQPTFTPQTTGEYKFQLVVVDSEGNRSLPDEVTVTVSAYAGSGTSNVKLRLDESSYSKKAGETFEVKVYVGDSRYPVSNLFALSFILNYSKTKYIDFVQAEVGNFLDDDPSKLVFFNTNDDAAGKIEIGVSRKSGIHSSGVTGFNANKPVVKITFKLSESVSAGEEIDLSFSNVEAKNHVNNTIALKLVSSQIEVAEGLVKTVTVWPGDTNNDGQVDAKDVLPIGIYWKSTGPARTNAQTSWVGQQATAWGTVAATYADANGDGIVDAKDILVVGLNWHKTHSSSSAPVLADHNKIDWAAYLPAFRAMYEALGSSSNTELRNILAEYINLAVSDQVPGENKLLQSYPNPFNPEAWIPFKLAEEAEAAINIYNLSGQLVRTLDLGQLNPGSYLDKDRAAYWDGRDENGSEVSSGTYLYQLKAGSYTATKRMIVLK; this is encoded by the coding sequence ATGAAAAGAACCAGTCTAAAAGCAGTAACAACCATACTATTTGCCCTCATCATCGGCTTAGCCACAATAATAGGAGCAGGTGATGCCTACGGCGTCAGTCTGACTTCACCTATTAACGGAGAAGACACCATTGATGCTACACCCGTATTTGAATGGACCCATGCTTCTACCCCTACTCAGGTTATCTTACAGATAGACGATCGTTCGGATTTCCTCTATCCCCTGGAATTTGAGGTTAACCAGCTCTTCACCAGCGGTTTGAGCACTACGATGAGCTATAACCTGGGCAATACTCAAGCCTTGCTGGCCAATCCGGACGGGACTGAGAAACGATATTACTGGCGAGTGATTGAGAATGAATCGACCATAAGCGGCATCCAGTATTTTGACATTACCGCGCCGGTTCTAGTCTCCCCGATCGATGGAAGTGAAACCTACTCTGCTTCGCCGGTTCTTGACTGGGAAGATATATCCGGACTAAACGCTGCAGATACCTGGCTTATTCAGGTAGACAAGCGGTCTGATTTCCTTTCCCGCACCGAGTTTGATCCGGATGGGACCGCGGTCAGTTGGCCTAAGTGGGCTGAGACGCCAGGTGATGTTTCCACCTTCCATTTTGGCACGACGGGGGATACGGCTTTACCCAACCTCCCCTCCGCTAGATATTATTGGCGAGTAATGGCTTATGACGATGGAGTCCCCTATTCCAACTGGAGCTCCTGGTCTACCTGGTCTTTTCTTATTTTAGGGCCAAAACAGGTCTCACCCGTTGATGGTATAACCACCAATAACAATCAGCCCACCTTTCTCTGGGAAGCGGTGAATGGTATGGCTGATGGAGACACCTATACCCTCCAGGTCTCCAATTTTAATGACGATGATTTCAATGATCCCTTATACACCGTAGAACTGCACGGTGATATGCCTTCCTTTACTATCGGCATGACCGCCACTAATCCGGATGTATGGAGCATTACGGGCACCGCCCCCACGACCCTGCCTGAAGGCACCTACTTCTGGCGGGTAATGGCCAATGAGGGTGGAGACACCACCAACTGGAGCTATATCTGGCGGGTGGTGGTTGACCTGGATGATATGGCTTCCCCGGATGCGCCGGTGCCTCAAACACCGACCTGCGGGGACCGGCTGAATGACGCGACGGTAACCTTTAGCTGGAGCGGTGTCTCTGACCCCTCTGGCGCTCCCTCTGATCTGGTCTATCAGATCCAGATCGACCACGACGGCAGCTTCTCTATCCCTGATTCTGAGGATACGGATATTAATGAAACCACCACGGCTACGACCTATACTAATTCAACTCTGGCCGAGGGTATCTGGTTCTGGCGGGTGCGGGCCATTGATCCCACCAATAATAATGCCGTGGGTAATTGGAGCACGGTTTGTTCCGTAGTGGTGGATCGAACCGCGCCTGATCCAACCCTTCTATATCCTGGTGCGACCAGTGAATTTTGCAGCCAGCAGGTGCATATCAATGACTGCACGCCGAACCTATCCTGGACGTATGGCTCTCCTTTCGGAGCCGCGCCCGGCGGCCTGGATGAACCAGCCGCGGTGACCTTCTTTATTGAGGTCGATGATACGGATGATTTCAGCAATCCGATTGTTAATACTGGCGATGCCACCAGCGTTTATTACAATGCCAGCCTGACGGCCACCAATTATGTGTTGCCGGTTTGTTTAACCGACTCATCCGGGGATACGGATTACTGGTATTGGCGGGTCACGGCCAGGGACGATGCCGGAAACACCTCAGTCTCGGCGGCCTGGCTCTTCCTGATAGATACCGTAGCGCCAACTACTCCCACCACCCTGTCTGATACTCCGGCTAATGGAGACTACTGGGCTGATGGGACGCCGACCTTTATTTGGGATGAAGGCGATACCAGGGATGATATAGACAACAATCACAACTTTGTTGACTTTAATGACACCGCGGATGACGTGGTCACTCGGGGCAGTGAATTAAGATATGACCTCCAGATTGCAGAGGCAAGTGTCGGTTTTGGTTCACCGGTAGTAGATGCGACTGAGCTCTCAGAACCGACCTATACGGCGGCTCTGGCTGATGGGACCTACATCTGGCGGGTGCGGGCCAGGGATTGCGCCGGCAATTACACCCCCTGGAAGACCCAGGTGGTCTACATTGATACAGTGCCACCCTGCACACCCACTTTGCTCTCACCCTCTCATGGACTAACTCTGGCTGATACGCCGGTGGAATTCAACTGGGCCGATGTGACCGATGCCACCCTGACCTCTTATGAACTTCAAGTGGATACCGAATCCAGCTTTACTTCACCCCTGGTCATTGACCAATACAACACCGGCTCTCCGCCTGTGTCTGAATATACCAGCCAGGCCACTGATGACCTTAATACTGGCACCACCTATTACTGGCGGGTAGTGGCCACGGACAAGGCCGGTAATGCCTGCTGGAGCCAGGTCTGGACCTTCAGCATCGCCGGAACCGACGCTCTGGATAATCTGACCTTGAATTTGAGCTCGCCCTCTAATAACACCTGTATGGCGGATCAGACCCCGACCTTTGACTGGGATGAGCCTGACTCTACTTATCACATCGTATCTTATATCTTTGAGCTGGACGACCACGACGACTTTACCAATCCGGACATCTCTGTCTCAGGGCTGACGGAATCAACCTATACCTTGCCGCCGGCCTATGCCCTTTCCGAAGGACATTATTACTGGCGGGTTGTGGCGGTGGATGAGGCCGGAAATGAGAGTTACGGACACAATATGCTGAGCTTCACCCTTGACCTTACGCCGCCCGATGCGCCGGCCTATGTCTATCCGGCTGATGATTGCTTCACCAACGATGCTACGCCGACTCTGGACTGGTCTGAACCGGAAGAGGAACTTTCTTATCAGCTCCAGATAGATGATGATGAGGATTTCTCTTCACCGGCGCTAAATGTGACGGCCGATTCCGACCCCACTTTGCCGCCGGGAAGCACCAGCACAATGACTATCTCGCCGGCGCTGACGGAAGGCACCTGGTACTGGCGGGTGCGGGCCATTGACTGCGCCGGAAATATGAGCGGCTGGTCTCAGACCTCTTCTTACGCCGGCTTCACTATTGACAGTACGGCGCCAGATGCACCTTATCTTATCTCCCCATTCGATTATGCCGTGACCAACGATAAAACCCCAACCTTTGACTGGTCTGATGTCAAAGACGCCATGTCCACCCACTCATCAGAGCTTTCAGGCAATTATGACAATTCTAACTATTGTCCTACGGTTTACTATGTCATTCAGATAGAGACCGATGAGGACGTTACTACGGTGCCGCCTGGAGATGGGTTTAACACCGCCATTGAGTATTCAACCGATCCCAATGATCCCCACGATGTCTATCAGCCGGGCCTCTTTAATGGGTCGAGCATGACCCCCACCATGCTGCCCGATATCGGCAGCGGCCGGACCTTTTTCTGGCGGGTGATGGCCAGAGACTGTGCCGGAAATGAATCCACCTGGTCGAATATCTGGGCCGTCAGGATCGATCCCAATTGCGACGCAGCTCCTTCCCTGGTAAGCCCGGATAACGGAAGCTGGACCAACGATAACACCCCTTACTTTGACTGGTCTGACGAGGACGATGCCACTTATACCCTCCAGGTAGATAACAACGTGGACTTTTCCTCCCCTGAGATCAATCAATCCGGACTTACTACCTCCAGTTACGTGTTAACTAATCTTCTCAGGGACGGAACCTACTACTGGCGGGTAAAATCCACTGACACGGCCGGCAATAGCTGCGGCTGGTCTTCTGATGTCTGGCTCCTGAACATCGATGTCCGGATAACAGAGCCGATAAATGTCCCCCTCCTGGTCACTCCGGCTGATAACGACTGTATCTCGGATACTACCCCCGTCTTTGATTGGCAAGGAATAGGGGATAAATCAGCGCCGGTGGTCTACACCATCCAGGTGGTTAAAGACAGTGCTGATTTTTCCAGTCCAGAGACGATGCTTATTAATGTGAGTGAGCTTTCCTGGTATTCCGAGGTAAAACAGACTATCTGGCCGGCCGACGTCAATAATGATAATGTGATCGATGTGACCGATTATGCGGCTACCCCGGCCGAATTAGACGGGCTGGATTATCTGACAGAGGGGACCTATTACTGGCGGGTCAAGGCCTTTGATCAGGCGGTCAATGAAACCAAATGGTCATCTGTTTCCACCTTCACCCTGAAAACTACAGCGCCCGCTACCCCCGCCCTAGTTTCTCCAGCCAACGGAGGCACCATTACCGATAATCTGCCGGCCTTCCAGTGGAGTCAGGTAGCGGGAGTGGATCATTATCTCTTCCAACTGGACACCGATGCTGACTTCTCTTCACCGGAGATAAGCCAAGAGGTAAAGGATACCACTACCTTTACCCCCCCGACATCTCTGACCTTGAACCGGACCTATTACTGGCGGGTTGCGGCCGTGGCCTGCGGCGGGGTCCAGAGCGCCTTTAGCGCCGGCTGGTCTATTACGGCCACAGCCACCTATGTTAACCGTATCCTGGATAATGTGGCTCCTTATGACGATCGGGTAATTGCTGATACGACCACCTGGACCCTGTCAGGCTCTCCTTATATCATCGAAGATCTGGTCCTGATCACCGAAGGGGTCACCTTGACGATTGAGCCTGGAGTATTGGTTTACTTCCGGCCCTTCTCCACTCTGCCTGATTCTGACCAGCCTACTGACTTTATCGTCCAGGGGACATTAAAGGCAGAGGGAACTGAAAACAACCATATCACCTTTACCACCTGGCCTCGACCAGATGTGGCCACGGGCAGCGCGGCGGCCGGAACGGTTGAGGGCTGCTGTTCTGATGCAGCCACCTCAGGAGAGGCCAATGTGCTTTACACCCCACAGTGCGGCGACTGGCAGCGGATCAGATTTGAATCCACCTCCACCGGCTCTGTCTTGAAATATGTGGATGTAAGCTACGGCGGATTATACAATGATGGCACCGGGACTTATTATCGAGGAAATATCGAGATAGATGAGACGTCGGTAGAGATAGATCACGTCTCGAGCACCAACTCATGTGGTTATGGCCTCCTGGCTACATCCGACAGTGCCAATGCCTTTAATAATACCTTCAACAACTCTGTTTTCTCCGACAATGCACTGGATGGAATCGATCTTAAGGTCTATGCCGGAACGATCAATGTTACCAATTGCACCATCCAGAGGAACGGACGCTGGGGTATCCTCAACGAGGGTGATTATAATCTTGGAAACATCACTGATCTGGTGGTGACTAATTGCACTATTACTGATAATGGAGTTAATGCAGAGGGCGGAGGTATCTTCTCCACGGCTACTCATTCGGAGAATATCACTAACAACACCATCACATCTAATGCCGGCTGGGCTATTATCAAGGGAGAGCACCGGCTGGGTGATAGTGTCGGCGGATATATTATCGAGGATAATACCCTGACCGGCAATTATCACAATGGTATCTGGATTAAGGCCAAGAAGCATACCGGAGCCACCATCTGGTCCGCCTCGAGTCAGGTCTTCTATATCAATCGGGTCATCATCGAAACAGGAGCCAGCCTGACCATCGAGCCGGGTGTAGTGGTCAAGCTCAGTGAGGATGAGGCCAAACAGGAAGGTTCTGGCCTTGACATTTACGGAACCCTGACGGCTGATGGGACCCCAACCAGCCGGATTGTGATTACCTCCTATTATGACGACGACTTTGGCGGAGATACCAACTTTGACGGTGACTCAGACGGCAGGATAGCCGATGACGGGGATTGGCAGGCCATTACCCTCCATCCCGGTTCTTCGGGTCTCATTGACAACTGCACCATCAGATACAGTGAAGAGGGAATCTCCATTGACAATGCCTCTCCAACCATTACCAACTCTGAGATTTCTTATGCCAGCTTCAGAGCCATTGGGATCACGGGTGCCTCAGCCCCCACCATCAAAGGAAACATACTCCAGAACAATGATCACGATGATCCGGATAATGACCAGATCGGCGGGGTAATCACCACTTTCTGTGATGATAAGGCCACCCCGATTATAGAGAATAACACCATTTATAATAACCGCAACTATGCCATCGGGATCACCGCCAATAATGCCGGACCGATAAAGGATAACAATATCATTGGAAATCGTTATAATGCCATTAAGGTCTGCTCGGGTATCACCAAGGACGTCACCTGGTCTGAGACCTCCGCGGCTTTCTATGTCTCTGAAGCGCTCTCCGTAGGTGATTCCCCTACCTGGACTATCCAGCCGGGGGTTAAGATCAAATCCGGCGCCCCTATTTACATCAATAAGTCGGCTAAATTAGTGGCCATCGGTAACAAGGACAATCCAATTATCTTTACCTCTTACCGGGATGACTCGGTCGGCGGAGATACCAATGACGATGACGGCTATGCTCCGGCCGCTAAAGGTGACTGGGGTGGGATTGCCTTTAATAACGGCACTACTGAAGGTACCCTCGAATATGTGGAGATAATGTATGGGGCTAATGGATTGGATTGTGCCTCTGCCTCGCCTACGGTGACCCACGCCACTATTACTAAATGTGGCACCGGGATCAACTGCCGACTTGGGGCGACCCCAGTTATTACCAAGAGTATCCTTTCTGAGAATAATTTCGGCCTTTACTCCAGCACGGGTTCCAAGCCGACTATTGGCGGCAGCGATGAGAACCAATGCGAGATCATAGATAATATCAATGGCGGAGTAATAAACACCGATGAGACCCAGGAAATCATCGCCGGTTATAATTGGTGGGGAGACAGCACCGGCCCCAAGGATACCTCAAAGGGCAGGCCGCTATATAATCCAAATGGTTTTGGTGATATGGTCAGCGACTTTGTCAACTACCGCCCCTGGAGTAAGATCGGCCACGCCCCAACAGCCGATGCCGGTCAGGATATCACGGCGGCGGCCGGTAATCTGATTATGCTCGATGCCAGCGCCAGCTCTGATCCGGACGGAGATAGCCTGATCTATATCTGGACCCAGATTGGAACCGAACCTGAGGTAGTCAGCCTGAGCAGTGAAGTTCAGCCTACCTTTACCCCTCAGACGACAGGAGAATATAAATTCCAACTGGTAGTGGTTGATTCTGAGGGCAATCGATCTCTGCCGGACGAGGTCACCGTGACTGTTTCTGCCTATGCCGGCAGCGGGACAAGCAATGTGAAACTTCGACTGGATGAATCTTCTTACTCTAAAAAGGCCGGAGAGACCTTTGAGGTCAAGGTATATGTGGGAGATAGCCGGTATCCTGTCAGCAACCTATTTGCCCTATCTTTCATTCTGAATTACAGCAAGACCAAATACATAGATTTTGTCCAGGCTGAAGTAGGAAACTTCCTGGACGATGATCCAAGCAAATTGGTCTTCTTTAACACCAATGATGATGCGGCCGGGAAGATTGAGATTGGAGTCAGCCGTAAGAGTGGGATTCATTCCAGCGGGGTTACCGGATTCAACGCCAATAAACCCGTAGTCAAGATTACCTTTAAGTTATCCGAGTCTGTGTCGGCTGGGGAAGAGATCGATCTGAGCTTCTCTAATGTGGAGGCCAAGAATCATGTGAACAATACCATTGCGCTCAAATTGGTTTCCAGTCAAATAGAAGTGGCCGAAGGGCTTGTCAAGACAGTGACTGTCTGGCCCGGGGATACTAACAATGACGGCCAGGTGGATGCTAAGGATGTCCTGCCGATCGGTATCTATTGGAAATCTACCGGCCCAGCCAGAACGAATGCCCAGACGAGTTGGGTTGGCCAACAGGCTACAGCCTGGGGAACCGTGGCGGCTACTTATGCTGATGCTAACGGCGACGGGATCGTGGATGCTAAAGATATCCTGGTCGTGGGGTTGAATTGGCATAAGACCCACAGTTCTTCTTCTGCACCGGTCCTAGCTGACCATAACAAGATCGACTGGGCTGCTTATCTTCCCGCCTTCAGGGCTATGTATGAGGCCCTGGGCAGCTCCTCAAATACAGAGCTTAGAAATATCTTGGCTGAATACATTAACTTAGCCGTATCCGATCAGGTGCCGGGGGAGAATAAACTCCTCCAGAGTTATCCCAACCCATTTAATCCAGAGGCATGGATACCTTTCAAGTTAGCCGAGGAAGCCGAAGCAGCCATCAATATTTACAACCTGAGCGGCCAATTGGTAAGAACCTTGGATTTAGGACAACTCAATCCGGGAAGCTATCTTGACAAGGATAGAGCCGCTTACTGGGATGGTCGGGATGAAAATGGAAGTGAGGTCTCAAGCGGTACCTATCTTTATCAACTTAAAGCCGGATCTTATACCGCTACCAAACGAATGATTGTGTTAAAGTAA
- the trpS gene encoding tryptophan--tRNA ligase — translation MTKKRVLSGMRPTGKLHLGHLLGALSNWKKFQEEYDCYYMVADLHALTTAYLDTAHLKEDIKDMVIDWLSVGLDPERCVIFRQSEIPHHTELHFFLSCLTPLPWLERCPTYKEQQNELKHLDLHTYGFLGYPLLQTADIILYKAQLVPVGVDQLPHLELSREITRRFNNFYGEVFPLPESKLTEVPKLPGLDGRKMSKSYHNCIYLSDSEEEIKRKVRQVITDPARIHPTDLGHPEVCNLFTFHQAFNQAAVSQVEEECRTGKRGCVACKKELARALIESLSEIHTRRRELLEEPERIWHILERGRQKAQQAASATMEEVRKAMRF, via the coding sequence ATGACTAAAAAGCGGGTCCTAAGTGGTATGCGACCCACCGGAAAACTGCATTTAGGACATCTGTTAGGTGCCCTGAGCAACTGGAAGAAATTTCAGGAAGAATACGATTGTTACTATATGGTGGCTGATTTGCATGCCTTAACGACGGCTTATCTCGATACTGCCCATCTGAAAGAAGATATAAAGGATATGGTCATTGACTGGCTGAGTGTGGGACTTGATCCAGAAAGATGCGTTATCTTTCGCCAATCAGAGATACCTCATCATACCGAACTGCACTTTTTTCTCTCCTGCCTTACGCCTCTTCCTTGGCTGGAACGATGCCCTACTTATAAAGAGCAACAGAACGAACTGAAGCACCTGGACTTACATACTTATGGCTTTTTAGGTTATCCCCTCCTCCAGACAGCCGATATTATTCTTTACAAGGCCCAGCTTGTGCCGGTGGGGGTAGATCAACTTCCTCATCTGGAACTCTCCAGGGAGATTACCAGACGATTTAATAACTTCTATGGAGAGGTCTTTCCCCTGCCTGAGTCCAAATTAACTGAAGTTCCCAAGTTGCCTGGTCTTGATGGCCGGAAGATGAGTAAGAGCTACCACAACTGTATCTATCTTTCTGACAGCGAAGAGGAGATTAAGCGTAAGGTCAGGCAGGTGATCACGGATCCGGCTCGAATCCATCCCACAGACCTGGGACATCCTGAGGTCTGTAATCTCTTTACCTTCCATCAGGCCTTCAATCAAGCGGCTGTGTCCCAGGTGGAGGAAGAATGCCGGACTGGAAAGAGGGGGTGTGTGGCCTGCAAAAAGGAATTAGCCAGGGCGCTTATTGAGTCTCTTAGTGAAATCCACACCAGGCGGCGTGAATTGTTAGAAGAGCCGGAAAGGATATGGCATATTCTCGAAAGGGGAAGACAAAAAGCCCAGCAGGCAGCCTCAGCTACTATGGAGGAAGTAAGAAAGGCAATGAGATTTTAG